CCAACTGCTAGCCCTTCAATCCCAACTATTTTGCCCCTTTTTTATCCCTTTTTTCCCTTTCCTATTCTCCTGCAAAAGTCGAGTTTATTAATCCCCAAAATGTTGCCAGATATTATATTCTTTATGGCCCGGTTATTAAAATCTTCACTCCGCTTATGCTCTCATTTGTGTCCATTTTATGGTTGAGGTAAAATCAGCCGGAATTGTGTTAAAGGCTTAGGGTTTTATGGTTTTCCCCATGCGGGGTAAAATATCTCTTAATTTTTGGCTTGACTTGAGAAAATATTAATGTTTTCATCCTAAGCTTGAAAACAGATGGTATAATAATTTGGACGATTTAGGCCCTGTTCCCAATAGCCAGGGGCGTTGGCCCCCTTTTTACATGCTGACCCCCCAAATATAAACCCCGATTGGCAATTTGCAGGCTGATTGTCTCCGGGGAAGCAGAACCGGAGGTGATCTATGGAGCAGTTGGTTCTTGATGATGTACTTTCGCAAATACGCGCTGCGCTTGAAGGAAACGACCTCGCTACTGCCTCGTCTGTCATCGAGGCCCTTCGCCCGGCCGACCAGGCCGATATTTTTGCAGATCTGGACGATGATCAACAAGCCACCCTGCTGCATCAAATAAATCCGGCTGATGCGGCAGATATCATTGAAGAGCTTTACGACGAGGAAGCCGCAGAACTGGCCGTGCAGTTACCGCTCAGTACCCTGGTGCGGATTGTGGACGAGATGGAGCCGGACGAAGCGGCTGACTTATTAGACGACCTGCGCCCGGAGCAGGCTCTGGCCGTTTTGGCCAGGTTAGAAGCTGCGCACAAGGTCAAGCCTCTGATTGACTACCCCGATGATACCGCCGGCGGTCTGATGACCTCCGCCTACCTGGCCTTACAGCGGCGTTGGACGGCGGAACAATCTATTGCCGCCATCCGGGCCTGGCACCCCGACGAAGAAACCATCTACTACCTCTTTGTCACCGACCGTTTACAGCGATTGGTGGGCATGGTCAACTTGCGCCAATTGATTGTGGCCAGTCCCAAAACCACCATCCTGGAAATTATGGAACCGGATGTGATTTTTGTCACCCCCGATACAGACCAGGAACATTGCGCCGAACTGATGCAGCGCTATGACTTGCTGGCCCTGCCGGTAGTGGACCCTGAAAACCATTATCTGCTGGGGGTCATCACCATTGACGACCTGGTTGACGTGCTGCAAAGCGAGGCCTCGGAAGACATCCAACGTTTGGGCGGCGCGCAACCCCTGGACCGGGCCTACCTGGACACCGGCGTTTTGACCATCACTCGCAAACGAATTGGTTGGCTGCTGATTTTGTTTTTTACGGCTACTTTAACCGGCGGGGTAATGGCTTTATTCCAGGGCACCTTAGAGGCGGTGGTGGCCCTGGCCATTTTTATTCCCTTGCTTATTGGCACCGGCGGTAATGCCGGTTCGCAAACCACTATGACCATCATCCGGGCCATGGCCGTTGGCGATGTTGAATGGAGTGACGCCTGGCGGGTCTGGTTGCATGAGTTTGGCATTGGCCTGGTGCTGGGTTTGGGCATGGCCGTAATTGCGTTTATTTTAGCCGTAGTGTGGGTGAAAGATGCTCAACTGGCGCTGGCCGTGGGGGTCTCTGTTTTGTGTATTGTGGTGTGGGCCACCAGCGCCGGTTCGCTCTTGCCGCTATTGGTGCAGCGGCTGGGTATAGACCCCACCGTTGTTTCCGGGCCGGTGATGAGTACGCTGGTAGACGCTACCGGCTTATTCATTTATTTTACCGTGGCCAGCATCATTCTGGGCCTATAAATCAAACAAGCTGCCGTTTCTGCGCTATCGCCCGCCTGGTGGTATAATGCGCAGCTGAGAGAGACGCCGTGAAAAAATCGTTGGACGTGCTGATTTTATTTATCCTGGTCATTGCCCGGGTGCGCATTGACACCCTGGCCGATACCGTCTTGCCCCAACGCCACGAGGACGTGCGCCGCCTGGTGGGCGGTTGGTGGCCCACCGCCAGCCTTGATCTGTTGGCCGATTGGCTGTCGGACCCGGTGACGCTGGTGCTGATTAGTATTGCCTTCGGTTTGACCGCCCTGTATTTCATCACCGATGCCGGCCGTAGCTTTTTAGGCAAACGATCCACCTATTGGCTTAAGTTGGGGCTGATTTATGCCATTGTGCTCATCCTGGTTTTTGGCAGAACCTTTCTGCTCATTGGCCTGCGGCACATCACCGGCCCCGCCGCCTACACCCACGACGGCGGCGTAATTCAAACCGAAAGTACCATAGAATATTTCCTGGCCGGCAAAAGCCCCTACCTGGAAGATTATCTCAATACGCCAATGGCCGCATGGGGCATCGAGTTCCGCACCGCCTTATATCATTATCCCTACCTGCCCTGGACCTTTGTTTTTTCCACGCCCTTTTACTGGTTCGGTCACGCCCTTCTGGGCTGGTTTGACCAGCGTTTTGTGTACCTATTGCTTTTTGCCCTGACCCTGGTTTTGACCCAAACTTTGGCCCCCACTCGCCCGGAAAAACTATTGGCCGTGATGCTGCTGGGCCTCAACCCCATTTTGGCCAGCGACGTTATTTTTGGGCAAAATGACTCCTTCATCCTGTTCTGGATTATTCTGGCCTTATGGCTATTGCAGTGGGGGCAACAGGCCGGACGTCAAAAATGGGGGATGTGGCTTGGCTCGCTGGCCTTTGGCCTGGCCTGCGCCAGCAAACCAACCGCCTGGTTTTTGGCCCCCTTCTGGTTTCTGTTTTTATTGCGCGATGCGTGGGGCAACCGTTTCCTGCCTCCCCGCCGGCAATGGTGGTTTTTGCTAAAAACCCTCATCCAACGCGCCTGGCCCACGTTGGCGGCCATGCTCCTGGTGATTGGCCCCTGGTTTGTCTGGAGTCCGGAGGCCATGTATGACGACGTGTGGCGCTGGAGCGCGGGCACCGCTGCCCAAACCTACCAAATCCGGGGGTGGGGTTTGAGCAATTTTATTCTGGCCTTTCAATTAGTGCCCGATCGTCTGGCTTACTGGCCCTTTTGGCTCACCGAGCTGGCGGTCGCTGCGCCCCTGCTGTTATTGTTGCTCTGGCGGCAGAGTGGTTATAATACAATGGGCACAATGTTATACGGCTATGTGGTGCTGCTGTTTGCCTTTTTTTATATGTCGCGGTTTTTAAACGAGAACTACCTGGGCTATCTGGCCGCCCTTTTATCCCTGGCCCTGGTTATTGACTCATCCCAAAGGGATCCGCAGATGAACCCAGGTGGCCACAGATAGGAAGAATCTCTTTAGAGCGTTACGCCAGCAAGGCCAAGTTACGCTCTAAAGAGATTCTTCGGCCTACGGCCTCAGAATTACATTTAAAAAAACAATCACCGAATCATTTCAAGGAGGTAAAAATGCTCAATCAAAATGATTTAGCCCCTGATTTTGAACTATTGAACGACGCCGGCGTTCCGGTCAAATTGTCCACTTTGCGGGGCAAACGGGTAGTGCTTTATTTTTTCCCCAAAGCAATGACCGGCGGCTGAACTGTGCAGGCCCAGGGAATCCGTGATGATTTCCCGCAATATCAAGCCGCTGAGGCAGTGGTTTTGGGCGTCAGCCCCGACCCGGTTGCGCGCCAGGCCGAATTCAAAGCAAAAGAAAACTTACCCTTCACCTTATTGTCCGACGAAAATCACGAGGTGGCCGAAAAATACGGCGTGTGGGTAGAAAAGTCAATGTACGGCAAAAAATATTGGGGCGTCGAGCGCAGCACCTTCATCATCGGCCCTGACGGCCGGATTGAGGCGATTTTCCGCAAAGTCAAACCTGAAACCCACAGCGAACAGGTTTTGGCCTGTTTGCGGCCAAAAGGAAGTTGAGAAAAGTATGACAGATTTAACCCCATCGGCTGCCAAAAAATCTGACTGGCGCGATACAGTAACCTGGTACAACTACGAAACAGGCTTCACCCGTTTTGCCAGAACTGTTCTAAAATCTCTATTTTGGGCAATGGCCCGGGTTGAATGTACGGGCCTGGAAAATATCCCACCCGCCGGGCCGGGGATTGTGGCCAGCAATCATTTTAGCCTGTACGACATAATTTACACCGGCCTGGCGTTGCCGCGCCATCCTCATTTTATGGCCAAAAGAGAGTTGTATAAAAATCCCCTGTTTGGTTGGGCCATTCGGCAATTAGGCTCTTTCCCGGTCAATCGGGGCGAGGGGGATACCTGGGCCATGGGCCAGGCTGGTCAGGTTTTGGCCGCCGGCCAGCTTTTGTTTATGTATCCTGAAGGAACCCGCGGCCGTACGGCTCAATTGAAGCGAGGGAAAGTGGGCGTGGTTAAATTGGCCCTTGAGCATCAGGTGCCGGTTATCCCCACCGCCGTGTGGGGCACCCAGGATTTTGCCATCGGCTGGAAACGTACACAAATCCACATTTGCATAGGCGAGCCGTTGGATGTAGCGACGCTGGCCGGTTCGCCGCCCTACAAACACGAAGTCCCCCGCGAGTTGACCACGCTGATGATGCAGAAAATAGCCGAAATGCTGCCCCCGGAACATCGAGGGGTCTATGCTTAAGCTGACGCCCTGGCCAACTTGGCCGTCACCTCTGCCTGAATATCCCTGAAGTTATCCTCTAGCGGTGGGTAAAGATACCAAACCGTGCCCGCGCCCAGGATAAAACCGGTCAAATTACGCAAGAGCAAATTGCTCTGGTGGGGAAAAAAGAAATGTAGATAAAGCAGGGCCAGGGGGCCAAAAGCAAAAAACAGATAGCTGTGCCAGGTGAGGTAGTTTTGACTGCGCAGAATGATACTGGTGAGGCCCATGGCAATGAATCCGATGGCCCACAAAGCCATCATTGATATGCCCGCTTGTAGCCATTCGCTGGCCATGGCCATACCCGCATCCAGGGCAATGGGCACCAGAAAAAACACGTACCAGCGCAAAGCCAGTGGTTTGAGCCGGTGGCGTATCAAACTAAAGATTAGCCCTCCCCCTAAAAGGGTGGCGTAAATGGCAATATCTCGTTGGCAGAGGGCCACCTGTTCGCCCTCAATAAAATAGGCCCGCGAGGGAAATTGGTGACACGTTATCTGGTAGGCGGAATAGATGATATGCGCCGGGCCGCTATAACCGTTAGCCAGCAAAACAGGGGCCAAAAAGGGCAAGCCTACGTAGAGCAAAAAAAACGTGTTAAAAACGGCCAACCAATGTTGGGATAGCCACAAAATGCGCCAGTGCAGCCACAGCACCAGCCCGCGCCGAAAGCCACCAACGGCCGGGGTTTGGGTCAGTTCGTTCATAGGCTTACTTGTCATAATTTACCGCCGCCACTCCGGTCAAATAACCCAGGTATACCGGAATCAGCGGCAGCACGCACGGCGAAAGAAACGAAAGAAGCCCGGCCACAAAAGCCAGGGGTATGGTAATCCCGCTGCTGGATAAAGAGGTTTCCAGTTGGTAAACCCATTCCGGCTGTTCGCCCAGAAAAGTGAAGTATTGGTTAAGGGCGCTCAGCGTGCCAAAAACCAGTAAAAGGCCAATGCCAATCAGCAAAACCGCGCTCATCAGCTCAATCAGGTGAACATGGCGATTCAAACGGCGCAAAAAACCACTGCTTCTGTTCAATATCCAGGCCACGATCAGAAAAGGAATAGCCAGCCCCATTGAGTAGGCAAACAGCAGCGCGGTTGATTGCAGCACCGCTCCGGCCCGACTGGCGTTCATCGAAGCGTTCAGGGCCAGAGTTAAAATTGCTCCCAAAAGCGGCCCCACGCAAGGCGTCCACCCGGCGGCAAAGGCCATTCCCACCACCGCCGAGCGAATAAGCCCGGGCGATTGGGCGTAACCGGCTTGTTTGCGCCGTTCCGGCAAAATCAACTCGTCCAGTTTTTGGTCAACCCAGGCCAATGGTTTTTGCAGCGACGGCATTGGGTCTAAACGCTTGACCAGCCACTTGAGCGTTCCCGCCATGTGGATGCCCAGCACAATCAGCAAAATCCCCCCTACCATCACCAGCCATTCTTGCGCGTTCATCCGGCCCAATGCGCCAAAAATAAGCCCGGCCAGCGCGCCAAAAAACACCACAAATACCAGGGTAAAGCCGGCAATGAACATTAAAGCATGGCCCATTACATTGCGCCGGCCCCCTGCTTCTGATGCAGCAACTCCCACTATTTAACTCCTCTGAAAATAACCCTTATAGGACTTACGCAAATCGTTGATGTGTTCCAGAGGTGACAGTCACTTACAAAGTGACTGTCACCTGGAACGTGCGTAAGCCCTACTTTATTATACGACGCAATTTTAACGCATTTCTTACC
The Anaerolineae bacterium genome window above contains:
- the mgtE gene encoding magnesium transporter, which codes for MEQLVLDDVLSQIRAALEGNDLATASSVIEALRPADQADIFADLDDDQQATLLHQINPADAADIIEELYDEEAAELAVQLPLSTLVRIVDEMEPDEAADLLDDLRPEQALAVLARLEAAHKVKPLIDYPDDTAGGLMTSAYLALQRRWTAEQSIAAIRAWHPDEETIYYLFVTDRLQRLVGMVNLRQLIVASPKTTILEIMEPDVIFVTPDTDQEHCAELMQRYDLLALPVVDPENHYLLGVITIDDLVDVLQSEASEDIQRLGGAQPLDRAYLDTGVLTITRKRIGWLLILFFTATLTGGVMALFQGTLEAVVALAIFIPLLIGTGGNAGSQTTMTIIRAMAVGDVEWSDAWRVWLHEFGIGLVLGLGMAVIAFILAVVWVKDAQLALAVGVSVLCIVVWATSAGSLLPLLVQRLGIDPTVVSGPVMSTLVDATGLFIYFTVASIILGL
- a CDS encoding 1-acyl-sn-glycerol-3-phosphate acyltransferase, encoding MTDLTPSAAKKSDWRDTVTWYNYETGFTRFARTVLKSLFWAMARVECTGLENIPPAGPGIVASNHFSLYDIIYTGLALPRHPHFMAKRELYKNPLFGWAIRQLGSFPVNRGEGDTWAMGQAGQVLAAGQLLFMYPEGTRGRTAQLKRGKVGVVKLALEHQVPVIPTAVWGTQDFAIGWKRTQIHICIGEPLDVATLAGSPPYKHEVPRELTTLMMQKIAEMLPPEHRGVYA
- the bcp gene encoding thioredoxin-dependent thiol peroxidase, translating into MLNQNDLAPDFELLNDAGVPVKLSTLRGKRVVLYFFPKAMTGGUTVQAQGIRDDFPQYQAAEAVVLGVSPDPVARQAEFKAKENLPFTLLSDENHEVAEKYGVWVEKSMYGKKYWGVERSTFIIGPDGRIEAIFRKVKPETHSEQVLACLRPKGS
- a CDS encoding DUF2085 domain-containing protein gives rise to the protein MTSKPMNELTQTPAVGGFRRGLVLWLHWRILWLSQHWLAVFNTFFLLYVGLPFLAPVLLANGYSGPAHIIYSAYQITCHQFPSRAYFIEGEQVALCQRDIAIYATLLGGGLIFSLIRHRLKPLALRWYVFFLVPIALDAGMAMASEWLQAGISMMALWAIGFIAMGLTSIILRSQNYLTWHSYLFFAFGPLALLYLHFFFPHQSNLLLRNLTGFILGAGTVWYLYPPLEDNFRDIQAEVTAKLARASA